tgcagcctgctgtaggtgaccctgctttggcaggggggttggaccagatgacccacagaggtcccttccaacccctaacgttctatgattctttactgaaagagtggtcaggcactgggacaggctgcccagggcagtgatggagtcaccatccctggaggtgttcaaaaaacgtgtggacatggcacttggggacatgttttagcaggcatggtggtgctgggttgatggttggacctgatgatcttaggtTCATAGATGATTCTATGAAGCCAGGAACAAAACAGAGACTTTTAGCAGATGTAGCGGGTGGAACTGACAGTGCCCTTCGCAGCCATGGGGCAGGCAGAGTGTGTGAAGGAGGTGCTTCCAGAAGGGACTGCGCTTGGTTCTGTGCTTTGGGAATGCTGTGTGCAGGTGGGTTGCGGAATGCGCGGTATTCAGATGTGGGGACTTCCTCCTGTCTCATTCAGAGCAGAGGGTTGGAGACACTTGACATGGCTTTCATTTTCGGTGTAAGAACAGAGACCACGACgtgacatttaaaaaaagcaaggagaGGGGGGCTGACAAGGGCGACAGGTTGATTTTGTGCAGTTTTCTGTTGGGATCGCTGGTTTATTGGGGTTTATTCTGTTCTTTCCTCCCAAGGAGTTCGGAATAAGCAGTTTTGGGTGAACAGGCTCCACGTAACCAAAACGATGTTTGCAGATTTGGACTACGATATTGAGGAAGATAAACTGTGAGtattttgtttgtcttttcctgggttttttttgctaacaATAGAAATAGTCTTTGCAGCCAAGGTGTTATGGGAGTGGATAAATTTACCTGCTCCCGATACTGTGTGCTGAGGAGTCAGACTTGCTGTTCAGTCCTGATTCCTTGCTCCCTCTGGGGCCTGGGGATGAGGCATCGCCGTGCTGGCGAGCAAAGGAGAACGCTTCCCGTTGCTCTGCAGTGACTGCCCTGCCATTTCTGGTTGCAAAGCAGTGCTGATGAGTCTTCAGTAAATTAGTTACCTCAGCCAGAGAAAACATTATTTACAGCAGAGGAAAGGTAGCTAATAAGAGGCGGGAAGAAGCAGGGAGAGACTCTGGACTCCTTAGGTCTGTCTGGCATTTCCTGAGGAAGTAACAGGCTTGGTGAGATTAACAGTGAATTTGACATGGAGCACTTGTCTTGCAGCTGGTTTATGCTGTGCAAGTTTTCCTCTCGCTCTGGCAACAAGAGCAGATGAGACGCTCCATGAACCATGGTAGTGTTTCCTCAGTGCCTAGCGATGGAGGAGGGTGTCTCTCCCACCTCTAATCCTTGCGTGCAGCCTCAAAAAAGAGAGCCCAGAAGGTCTTTGTGCTGGCCCGTGCCAGTGGGCACTACGGCAGAGACAAGGCAATGAATTCAAACGTGCAGTGCCCATTATATTCCCAGTTTGTGTTGACTGGGATGCCGGAGCTGTTTCACACGCGTGCGGCTCTGCCTGCCATGTTCAGTTATTCGTTCCCCCTTTCTCATTGTAGGGGGATCCCCACTGTGCCTGGGACCGTGACCCTGAAGAAGGACTCTCAGAACCTGATTGGGATCAGCATCGGGGGGGGAGCGCAGTACTGCCCCTGTCTCTACATTGTCCAGGTGGGCACTCGGCAGGAAGAATCAACCACCTTTGTAAAACGGTGTTGACCTGAGAGATGGGGAGCGTGGAGAGCCCTATGCTGTTTGTTTGCCTCAAAGGGGGACACATCGTCTCACTGTCCAGTGAATAAGATTTTCTTACTCTAGTACCAAGTAGTTATGGAAGAATTAAATCAAGACTTCTGAAATTATCCTTCTCCTTGGAGAGCATGTTAGAATTCACAGGGGAACAGTGTGACATTCTCAACATCAGGAAGTCCTGTGCTTGAGGAGGTGCATCCTGGAGACAAGAACTTCCTGCGAGAACAAGATGATCAGCCCACCTCCGATTTAGGGAAAATTTGAGGCTTCACCATGAACAAAATACAACTGAGTTAAATAGGAGGAATGTAACTGTCCCTTTTTCATTCTTCAGCCCTGCATtcacctttctcttcctcttgaTCCCAGACTACCTatgctttttctcctccccactAGGTATTTGATAACACGCCAGCAGCCTTAGACGGCACCGTGGCAGCTGGTGATGAAATCACAGGAGTGAATGGGAAGTCCGTCAAAGGGAAGACCAAGGTGGAGGTGGCCAAGATGATACAGATGGTAAAGGTGAGAGGTAGGAGGGGGCCGCTGGAGCTTCTGGGTCATAGCTTAGCTTTTTGTCCATTGGTAAAGGAAGCCACTGCTACTTGCTTCCACCACAGCAGTTTTGGATTTGCTCTTTCTACAGGGAGAAGTGACGATACACTACAACAAGCTTCAGGCCGACCCAAAGCAGGGCAAGTCTTTGGATATCGGTAAGACTGGTTTCTTTCTCCCTAGAGTGTTAAAGTGACATGGGGGGGTGAAAGACTGGTCCCAGCTAAAACCAAGGTAAAATTCTCATTCCATCCTTCCTCTTAACTCAGTCGTTTCCAAATGAATATTGTCAAAGAGAattaaaggtttaaaaaaaatccttccctgaCTGATTGAAATAGTCTTGAAAGTTCGTTAGAGGCAGGAGGCTTGTTTTTGTGCACTGTGTTTATCACAGATGACGAAACTCAACTAGATAATTATTTAATACATGTAAGTTATGCCAACCTATTGAGATTTTAGGTGTACACAGAACTGTGAGTGTCGAGAAACACTGGTTGCAGTTTCTCAGCTCAGATAACACTGATGAAATACACTGAGTTTTGTATAACCATAAATTTTATAGGAAAGAGGGGAGgctttatttctaaaacaaagtGGGTGTTTGGAACTAAGCCTACACAGCTGTCTCCATTATATGGTCTATCTTTCTCGCTTTCCTAAAAAATCTATCTGTTCTTTTTGCTTTCGTTTCTTCTCATGGTGATTAAGGTGCTAATGAATTGACAGGAGTTCAGGGAAATGGTGAGGACTGAGGTGGATTTCTGGGGAAACAGAAGTGTGGTGAGAATATGGTATTTTCCAGAGATGCTGAACCCTGTGACTTCAGCTGGGTTCTTGGGAGCTGCAGGCACTTGGCACCTCTGCAAGTTTGCCTCTAAATAAATATAGCTGAGTCGTCTAATTCCAAAGAGGGCATAATTGTCTTCAGTAATTTGCAGCGTATGACcaccaaagacagaaacaaattCCATCAAGGGGCGACAAAAGGGTTTAACTAAGATCCAAAAGACAAAAGTAAGCAAAGGGATAGCTTCGAGCATTAAATCCTGTTTGCCTTGCTTTCAGCCTCGTCTCCTGACTTCAGTTTAAGTAATACAGCAAGCAGAATAAGCAAAGTTTAGTTCCAAATATCATGACAGGTATCTTATAGTGAAGCGATTTACTGGAATAGTCTTCCAAAAGAAGTGCTGGAGCTCTGTTAATTGCACTATATAGGATGTGAGAGCTGGACAGATAGATAAGACAGAAGTGCTGTGCACAGCTGGACCCAACATCTAGTGTCTATGGTATTCTTTTTCTGCTTGCTACCTCAGTAGTGAGTGAAACTCAGTTTATTCAATACCTGAGAAACCAGTGAAGTATGCTAGTGTGCTTCTCAGGCCTATAGAAATGACCCTGACCCTGGTTTACCACTCTCTTTTGCCCTTTAGTATTGAAGAAGGTAAAGCATCGCCTGGTAGAGAACATGAGCTCAGGGACAGCGGATGCTCTGGGGTTAAGCCGAGCCATACTTTGCAATGGTAAGTATTGTCTGGGAGGACATTTTCTTAAGGGAACACTTACCTTCTTGTGCTTACCAGCTTTTTATTGTTACTTGCATGTTCCTCATTATTCCTTTGTAACTCTTTCCTTTCGCTATGCCTCGGTGTACTGATTTTTCTGAGTGATATATCCTGTCATTGGGGCCATTTAAATATTAACTAAGGTCAAATTAATTTGATGACCTGCTTAGTAAATGCTGATAGGTGATGACCCCACACTTTAAAACTAGTTTGCAGTTACTTTAAAATCTTCCCGTGTTGGACCAGGCGATAGGCTTTAAAGGCGAGAGAAGTTTGAACCAAAGATACAAAACTGGTGTTTTTCCAGTTGGTCAGGTCTTAACCGTGTCCTGGATTTGACTATTGTAATTCTGTATTCTGATTCTTGTTTCCATTTAGACGGATTGGTGAAGAGAttggaggagctggagaggactGCAGAGTTATACAAAGGTAAACAGACACCAGATGGGAGGGAAAGATGCCTCCGTTCATGTTTCCGTGAGGTGACTTAAATGTTTTTTCTGGCTTCCATCACAGGCTTGACAGAGCACACCAAGAGTCTTCTCAGAGCTTTCTTTGAGCTATCCCAGACACACAGAGGTAAAGAGTCTGAATGAAGGGAGCAGAAATCTTTGACCTCCAGTTTCAGGAGTGTTAGTTAGTACTTAGAGGTGCGATTCCCTTACCCAAAGAAAAACTAAATGtttcagaaatgagctgggaAGGGCTGCCCTCCTGGCATTAGCGGTCACGGTGCTAACACAAGCCCTGTCTTTCACATGAGATGTTGAAGAAatgccctgccaacccctgctcTTTAGGGAATAGGTGGCATCATTCCCCAGCTATTTGCAAGGTTATGGGAAGGAGTTGTAGTGTTGGAGGCAAGATTCTTCTCCAGGGTCAACCTCTTCTTTCATCTGTTTCTATTTATTACCTTTATCCAGCATTTGGAGATGTTTTCTCTGTCATTGGTGTACGGGAACCGCAACCAGCTGCCAGTGAAGCCTTTGTGAAATTTGCTGATGCCCACCGCAACATTGAGAAGTTTGGGATTCACCTTCTGAAAACAATTAAGCCGGTAAAGAATTTAAACATAGGAGTAcagggtctggagaagaggggaaTCTAGAAAGACAGAAGCATGTCTATGAAGGTGTGGTGTTAAAGATCGTTCATTGTGGGAAGAACTGTCTTTGTCTGCTTTCCTTCAGGGAACTCTCTTCATGAAGACCCGAAGAGGTAACGTAGTGAATATATCAATCTTGTCCCTTTGTCTTTTGCACAGGAGTATAATTCCTCTCCTTTTGGGGACGCGGGGGTAGTTTGATCAGTGTAGTCCCCAAAGCCCTTTTGCTGGTATTGGTACCTGTAGTTAAAAGATGTCACTAAATTTAAAAGTGTTTAAGTAAGCAGCCCAGGAACACTTTAAGGATTTCAATCAATGTATTTGAGTGAGAGTCTCCAGGGGATCTGTCCACTTAGTTTAGCAGAGAGAGTATTAAATGTTGATCTGAGCACCACTTTAATTGCCATGTTGGATGGACAACATTGGGTAGTGGGACTTTGATTCAGGGAGGGCGGTGTCCAGGACTCACTGAAAGTGAAACAAGATTTTTTGAAAGAAGACAAATTCAGACTAGAGTGAGGCATGCATTTCTAACGCTGGAACCACTTCCCGGTGACTCTAATGGGTTCTCTAACCACGGTAATTCTGAGTCAAGatcaaatatttgctttcagatGTGCTCTAGTTAAAAAAAGTTAACT
The sequence above is drawn from the Opisthocomus hoazin isolate bOpiHoa1 chromosome 8, bOpiHoa1.hap1, whole genome shotgun sequence genome and encodes:
- the PICK1 gene encoding PRKCA-binding protein → MFADLDYDIEEDKLGIPTVPGTVTLKKDSQNLIGISIGGGAQYCPCLYIVQVFDNTPAALDGTVAAGDEITGVNGKSVKGKTKVEVAKMIQMVKGEVTIHYNKLQADPKQGKSLDIVLKKVKHRLVENMSSGTADALGLSRAILCNDGLVKRLEELERTAELYKGLTEHTKSLLRAFFELSQTHRAFGDVFSVIGVREPQPAASEAFVKFADAHRNIEKFGIHLLKTIKPMLTDLNTYLNKAIPDTRLTIKKYLDVKFEYLSYCLKVKEMDDEEYSCIALGEPLYRVSTGNYEYRLILRCRQEARTRFAKMRKDVLEKIELLDQKHVQDIVFQLQRFVSTMSKYYDDCYAVLRDADVFPIEVDLARTTLNYGQKDTYTDGTEEEEGGSEREGSGKEDANGEKLIDDA